The Polaribacter sp. Q13 sequence ATAAAATAACCGATTCACTAAAAGGTTTGTTTTACTTTGTTCAGAAAGACTTAAAACATTTTATATGCTTAAAGTAGGAGTATTAGGTGCTGGCCACTTAGGAAAAATTCATTTACGATTATTACAACAATCAGACAAATACAACTTAGTTGGTTTTTACGATCCCTCTAAGGAAAACGCAAAAAATGTTGCCGAAGAATTTGGTTATACCTCTTTTGATTCTGTAAAGGAATTAATACATGCTGTTGAAGTTATAGATATTGTAACACCTACTTTATCTCATTTTGATTGCGCTAAATTAGCCATCGAAAGAGGACGTCATATTTTTATTGAGAAACCAATTACTAAAACCGTTTTAGAAGCAGAAGCTTTAAAAACATTGGCTAGTCAATTTCATGTTTTAGGACAAGTTGGGCATGTAGAACGCTTTAACCCGGCTTTTACAGCTGTTAAAGATAAAATAGAAAACCCAATGTTTATCGAATGCCATCGTTTGGCAGAATTTAACCCAAGAGGTACAGATGTACCTGTAGTGTTAGATTTGATGATTCATGATATTGATATTATTCTTTCTGTTGTAAAATCTCAAGTTAAAAATGTTCATGCAAGTGGTGTTGCTGTTATTTCTGATACTCCTGATATTGCAAATGCAAGAATTGAGTTTGAAAACGGTTGTGTCGCTAATTTAACTGCTAGTAGAATTTCTATGAAAAACATGCGTAAATCTCGCTTTTTTCAAAAGGATGCCTATATTTCTGTTAATTTTTTAAGCAAGGAATCTGAAGTTGTTAGAATGAAAGACGTCCCTGCAAATCCTGATGAGTTTGCAATGATTTTACAAAATGCTGAAGGTGTTAAAAAACAGATTTACTTTGAAAATCCTGAAGTAGAAAATAACAATGCTATTTTAGACGAATTAGAGTCTTTTGCGCATTCAATTAAAAACAACACATCTCCAGTAGTAAGTTTAAGACAAGGTACGGAAGCGCTAAAAGTAGCACAAATGATTATTGATTGTTTTTAATCGAAGAGTGATAACCAAGTGTTTTATTCTATCCAATTTTGGCTTAATATAAAAATATTTATATAAGAAGCATACCTTGTTCCTTTTGGAGCTAGATTGTCGATTTAAAAAGAACAAGGTACTTATT is a genomic window containing:
- a CDS encoding Gfo/Idh/MocA family protein, translated to MLKVGVLGAGHLGKIHLRLLQQSDKYNLVGFYDPSKENAKNVAEEFGYTSFDSVKELIHAVEVIDIVTPTLSHFDCAKLAIERGRHIFIEKPITKTVLEAEALKTLASQFHVLGQVGHVERFNPAFTAVKDKIENPMFIECHRLAEFNPRGTDVPVVLDLMIHDIDIILSVVKSQVKNVHASGVAVISDTPDIANARIEFENGCVANLTASRISMKNMRKSRFFQKDAYISVNFLSKESEVVRMKDVPANPDEFAMILQNAEGVKKQIYFENPEVENNNAILDELESFAHSIKNNTSPVVSLRQGTEALKVAQMIIDCF